The following coding sequences are from one Mytilus trossulus isolate FHL-02 chromosome 8, PNRI_Mtr1.1.1.hap1, whole genome shotgun sequence window:
- the LOC134728298 gene encoding serine/threonine-protein phosphatase alpha-2 isoform, translating to MADTDKLNIDSIIARLLEVRGSRPGKNVQLTESEIRGLCLKSREIFLSQPILLELEAPLKICGDIHGQYYDLLRLFEYGGFPPESNYLFLGDYVDRGKQSLETICLLLAYKIKYPENFFLLRGNHECASINRIYGFYDECKRRYNIKLWKTFTDCFNCLPIAAIIDEKIFCCHGGLSPDLQSMEQIRRIMRPTDVPDQGLLCDLLWSDPDKETMGWGENDRGVSFTFGSEVVAKFLHKHDLDLICRAHQVVEDGYEFFAKRQLVTLFSAPNYCGEFDNAGAMMSVDETLMCSFQILKPADKKKFPYGGLNAGRPVTPPRGQVKSKGKV from the exons ATGGCAGACactgataaattaaatatagatagcaTAATAGCAAGATTATTAGAAG tgagAGGATCAAGACCAGGGAAAAATGTACAACTGACAGAATCAGAAATAAGAGGACTTTGTCTCAAGTCTAGAGAAATATTTCTAAGTCAACCAATTCTTTTAGAACTAGAAGCTCCTTTGAAGATATGTG GTGATATACATGGACAGTATTATGATTTACTAAGATTGTTTGAATATGGCGGGTTCCCACCAGAGAGTAACTATCTCTTCCTTGGGGATTACGTGGACAGAGGAAAACAGTCACTGGAAACTATATGTCTCCTTCTGgcatataaaatcaaataccCTGAAAATTTCTTCTTACTCAGAGGCAATCATGAATGTGCTAGTATAAACAGAATCTATGGATTTTATGATGAAT GTAAACGAAGATACAATATAAAGCTGTGGAAAACATTCACCGACTGTTTCAACTGTTTACCTATCGCTGCAATTATTGATGAGAAAATCTTCTGTTGTCATGGAG GTCTGAGTCCAGATTTACAATCTATGGAACAGATCAGAAGAATAATGAGGCCTACAGATGTACCAGATCAGGGATTATTGTGTGATTTATTATGGTCTGATCCAGACAAGGAAACAATGGGCTGGGGAGAAAATGATAGAGGTGTATCATTCACATTTGGTTCAGAAGTTGTTGCTAAGTTTTTACATAAACATGACCTTGATCTTATATGCAGGGCTCATCAG GTAGTAGAAGATGGATATGAATTCTTTGCCAAACGACAGCTTGTAACTTTATTCTCTGCTCCTAACTATTGTGGTGAATTTGATAATGCAGGAGCAATGATGAGTGTTGATGAAACTCTAATGTGCTCATTCCAG attttgaaaCCAGCCGATAAGAAGAAATTTCCTTATGGTGGATTAAATGCCGGCCGTCCAGTTACACCACCAAGAGGACAGGTCAAAAGTAAAGGGAAAGTGTAA